tggtctttatggccatgtaatggttctagacatgtctatacgtaacccataaaaatacttttctctctgcaaaaaagtaaaaaaattgaatggtcaggtacatgattttcccgaccatataatggtctcaaattccatcatttaaataatagaacatgtttgcggcatttgagaaccatttaaatgcttattgccaacatatatttttctccgctcgaaaattatttttacaaatacaaaatatatggttttcgcgacaattacaagctctatataagcattaaatggatgcggcaaccatgtccaaacatgttttttctgtgcgtgtagggtCTCCAAATaacgttcgagtttagccgctaaaaacgtaattttttcacgattacttttctttaataatccattttaaggaatacaaactttgtgaaaatttgctttgggcttttccccatcaagttataataaaatttgcaacaaatatgtataatttattgcatttttcttactgatttagttttcactttagcgattttagcggctaaactcgaacttaatactcaccttaataaaaaaattgttggtaaATTAAGGTATTTTTGGAGAATTACGGTATGgtaacactgggcaaatatttgacagaaatcaaacagGAATTCGTCGCAACAGTcaacccagaaaaaattttcagctcATATTTCATACATTCATAATATGAGTATTTTTCTAAAACGgtatccagatatttcgaaAGTGCTCCAGGAAAAaactttgacactcattttgggcaaatatttgcctaattTGACCATACCCTTAGAtgtgtttaaattaaataatatctgTCATGGcattattatatttaataaaaaatccttacaataatatttatataataaatataatgaaaatagttttaaaatatgcacagattgaagctgaaaactttttcaattaaaaacttaattaatacaACTACCTTTTAATCTTACaaggaataataaataaaaaaataaaaattttaaaatttttaattaaaaatttactgaCACAATTACCgttataatcaaactcggaagactaaggattttttttgtacaatttttaattaagaaagaatttgaaacaattaaatatataatCAAACACTAAGTCAGTTGAGAAAGggattgaaaatagttatgtttttaataaaaaattaattgaattatcaattaaagggtgatacggtcaaaatttggttaatataaatttgacgtatttctttcaattttgcatttaaaacaccTGAACACTcttattttgaaggtgtgtgtgtgtagaatgttgctcctattttgattttggaattcactcttcagttgtcaaaatgccgtccaagcaagaagagcagcgtatctaaattttgctcgcgcatcgcgaaaatcagagctactcgcacgcaaagctggcaaaatcgctaaaagttgccaaatcaaccgttacaaatgtaattaaagtatttggggaacgttgtcgacagccaggaagtctggatcggggggaaatcgaaaatcggaagccgctgagacgacaaagagagttgccggtagtttcaagcgaaaccctaacctctctctccgagattccGCAaacaagctgggtgtatcgtctacaaccgtgcatcgagccaaaaaacgagcctgactatcgacttacaagaaggtagtgtctccaaatcgcgatgataaacaaagcgcgatcccggaggttgtacacgacgatgctgacgaagttttactgcgtggtaatggacgaagaaacctacgtcaaagccgactacaagcagcttccgggacaggagttttatacggcaaaagaaggggaaaggtagcagatattttcaagcacataaaactgtcaaagttcgcaaagaaatatctggtttgccaagccatctgtacctgtggcttgaaaagcagcattttcatagcttccgggactgtcaaccaagaaatttacgtgaaagagtgtttgaataaacgtctgctgcctttcctgaagaaacacggttgttccgtactgttttggtcggatttggcatcttgccattacggtaaaaaggccatggagtggtacgccgccaacaacctgcaggtggttcccaaggacaagaaccctccctacacgccagagctccgaccaattgagaaatactgggctattgtcaagcggaacctaaagaagaccaaaaaactgctaaggacgagcagcagttcaaggcaaactggctttctgcggcaaagaaggtggacaaggtggctgtacaaaatctgatggcaggtgtcaagcgtgagacccggcaattcggatttggaaaagcgaaagcctaactgaatatttttcctgaattttatactaattgaacttgaaaaagaaatttaatttgattttttaaataaacgatttcaccgatttacacgcgtttcccttgatcaaattttgacggtATCATCCTTTAAATTGAATTATCAAATAAATTATCAATTAAATGTTcaaatgaatcaattaatacgttaattgaaatttgttaatgaaatcaattaattttttaatcaagaacttTTTGATTTTGTCTGTGGGTAAGGTAAATTGGTacattcgtaaaaaaattgcgatcaGATCATTATTTAGGAAGATAAACCTTCCTTTAAACGGAATACAATTTCGAAAGTAATtgacatttttacttaaattattttatttcatagtttCGTTTATCAAACatcaaaaagaattttaaagaatttttaaagaattttaatcCCACCACCATAATAGGATAGGTAggataggttatgtggcagcccgatgtatcaggctcacttagactattcagtccattgtgataccacagtggtgaacttctctcttatcactgagtgctgcccgattccatgttaagctcaatgacaagggacctcctttttatagccgagtccgaacggcgttccacattgcagtgaaaccacttagagaagctttgtaaccctcagaaatgtcaccagcattactgaggtgggataatccaccgctgaaaaactttttggtgttcggtcgtagcaggaatcgaacccacgaccttgtgtatgcaaggcgggcatgctaaccattgcaccacggtggctcccataataataataaaaataagtttatttcaaatattatttaatatctCCCATTTATGTTTTTGGCATTAAAACCAATTTACTTCTATTTTagatcatggaattattatgttttgcgaAAGTTTCctagattttaatatttttttgcgatatttgaatgaactaatacattttctaaaattaaccaacatcTTCCTTCCtggtgcaccctcaaaaaaaaaaatagcttctgtaacatatactcccaaacacattttgcttgaagcaagaattttctcccaaagaaaattgtgctcaaaaatttttttctgcctaattgtatattccctcacttccacgagttttttttagttcttagcacctttttctgtaaaacaaacattgtagaagaaattattcaattttataaattttttaaattttaccttttgccggacagcagaccacacagtttgtatgttaagccagcacactatcctcTGGgcaacgtagctgttatggtcatcaagagataattatcgttataagttatatttatatagcatagcttgcggcgcccacgagccgatgcaaacataacattgttaaacatacacttgttggcgacgtggatcagtggttggtacatccgccttgcatgccaagggtcctgggttcgatccctgcttcgaccgacaacattttttttttatttttttacatacagccaTGTTCTTATTTTCGAGTCTATTCCGAatccgaaaaaataataaaatccgcTCTAATTATTTTCGGTACAAATTTCCTGTTCTTAAATTAGAGTGGTTTTGGATTTCATTTTCgagtcagctgtttaaaaaagtATTTCTTCTGAAGTGTTGTTAAAATGCCGTGCGGATTTTTATTATCTGTTTTGTTGTTAAAGAAGCGCAAATTTCAAGAGTCCCGTGTTATGAGACGATGCCTTAGGAATTCTTTAGATCCCATGGACATTCCAGATGCTGCGTAAGTCTATATAAAGCAATTGTTGTGCtatattcaaaattataattatccGCTCATAGCTTTGTTGCTTTATATCGCCTTAACAAGGACTCATTCGTGTCAGTTCTGCGAGAGGTAGCCCCGCGTCTAAGAAAATATTCCATTCCACCAATTCTACAATTAACGGCCACCCTTAGATATTTGGCTACCGGATCATTTCAAGGAGTAATTGCCAATGACCTCAATATTAGCCTTGCACGTACAACCTTCTGCAAACTTATGTGGCGTGTCATAAATTTGTTGGAAGACACGATATGTCCGATATGGATAAAATTGGAGATGACTGGTGAAGAAATAAGATCTagtaaaaatttcttctttaCAAAATATGGAATACCGGGCGTGATTGGATGCATCGATGGAACACACGTTCGTATAATCAAGCCCCCATCGGATGAATCTTTATACTACAACCGCAAAGGttattttagtttaaatgtTATGATTGTGAGTGCATAAGCCTCATACATGcattaacattttgtttaaaaaaagtttttctttagatttgtgATAACACAATGAAAATTAGAGCAGTAGATGCAAGTCGTCCTGGTTCATGCCATGATTCATTTGTGTGGGGCCTAAGCGCAGCGAGAAGTTATTTCATGGATCTACATCAAAGCAGCGAATATAGTGGATGGCTTTTAGGTGATTCCGGATATGCACTAGAACCCTTTTTGATGATACCCTATAGAGCTCCAAGTTATGGTAGTACACAGCATAAATTTAACAAGAGACACTGTTCTGCCCGAAACATTGTCGAGCGAACtataggaaatataaaaagccgATTCCGGTGCCTTCAACAAGGCGCCCTTCATTATATACCATCAAAAGCTGTGAAAATAATCAACGTGTGTTGTGCATTGCACAATATTTGCAAACATTATAATGTAATTTTTGACGAAGAACCCCCACAGCCAACAGAAGAATCTGGCGAAGATGAGCAGGAATTTTTTACCAGTGAGGAAGCTTTATCTATTAGGGATAGCATTGCCGCGTCACTAAGATAGAAAGccacattttaaaataaaatcagttccatttttattaatattattaaaataaaagaaaaaaacaataacgataaaaacaaaaaataacaattcattTTCGGTCCAGCCGAGTTTAGCTATCAATATCTTATAAtagtaaacatatttttttagcattaaaaatGGGTTGATTTAATTCTGTTTCCCATAGGCCATGGTTTCCATTATGTCTAGTTTCAGTTTTTTAAGTTTGATAAGTTCAAGTTTCATCTCGTTTTTTTCTGCTAGTTTCTTCTCAATCTCTATATGATGTCGTttgttttcctgaatttcttcttTTTTGAGATAACGTAGCTTGTCTAGAGAACTATCTATATTTTTAAGTCTTTTTAAGAGGCACTCATTTTGTCCGCAtagcttttcaattttttctcctAAGAGATTAAAGTTTTTGGACTCTTCTTCCATTATGTGCGTTACATCGTTAAGAGCTTTCTTTTTTTTCGGTGACGGTGGAGCATATGGACTAGGAGTTTCGATTTCCTGTGTACCGTTTGTAAATGATACGTCTACTTCACCGATCGTTCCATTTGTGAAGTCGACAGACACGCTACCATCTTCTGTAGCAAGGACTTGAAAATTGCTGGAAGACATGCTATTAAAATCCATGTCCGCTTGATTGGAAGTAACACTTTTCTTGGATGAATAAGCACTTTGTTTTGATGTACACATGTCTTTATGTACTATGTCcgattcacttttttttgattgaCCAACAATAATTTTCTTCCCCGGCACTTTTTGAGAACAACCAAACGTTTTAGCTCCTTCTATTCCTTCTACTGCTGCATACAATCCACATATAACAGCCAACTCTTCTTCCGTGCGTGTTAAGTGGTGCTTGTTGAAGGGTCCTCCTCCAGTACGACGGTCTTCAGCTTTATTATCTGCAAGTTTCTTCTTAATATTGAGCCGCCAGTCCTGCCATGCCTGAaacaaattcaaataattttatgaaacttaaATAAATGACATCAAAAACCTTCTTCCAATTGCTAGCATCCTTCACTGGTGGTCCTGACGCATTTAGTTCTTCAGATAATTTCAGCCATAGCTCGTCGTGAACCACACGGTCTCCCTTCTCAAATCCTCTTGCTAATCCAGGatgtatagtaaaaaaatctaaaaatatttgatctTGGGCAGCAGTTTTATGTTTTCCCTTGCAAAATGAGAAATTGTTAGTAGTTTTATTATCAACATATTTATTTACTTACATTTTACAAACTTTGTTTCCCGCGTCACTGACTGcaaatgttttgtttattttttgtcatatgTTTTTACCATTCGGGGTTACCAAATTGCATTTTTTCTGGTTGCAATGGTTTTTACATACAGTCTGCAGTGCACACGAAACACTAAGGCAACTCTAACTTCTCTCGAACGTTTTTTTCCGGGCATTTAGAGAAAATCACACTCTAAATATTCACAGGAAAAAGAGacctatttatttttaaaaattacttgTATTTCATGTTATCCAACAACATATATTATGTAAGAAATAGCTAGAAAACATATTGTACTTTATAAATATACGCCTTTTAATGCTATTTTGGAtgagaattttttaatatattgtcATTCTAATTGGTTTAGATTACTTGTGTTTGCTCTAAaatatttagagaatttttcctCTAATTCGGATTGAAGAACACCTTGACAATCGGAATATTCTCTAAATGAGCTAAATCGAAATGAAGAACATGggcgatatatttttttacataaagggtggttaaattgtaagggccgatgttgaatgtgaaccacacctaaacgccaagtttttttccgaattttatttgacatttctctatttcagacgtactcaatttgaaccatggagagatacacaatccaacaacgttccaatggttccaagaaatggcaacagtggatgatcaattttcgaagaaagtcATCTTCAgtcatgaggcacattttcacctcagtggattcatcaataaacagaattgccgcatttgagcaaatgagaatccaagagtgatagtcgaaaaaccaatgcacccacaaagagtgactgtttggtgcagtttatgggctggtggcatcatcaggccgtattttttccaaaatgaggccggtcaggcagttactgtgaatggtgttcactatcgcgagatgataacgaattttttatgggccgaattggaagatatggatgtggacgatatgtggtttcagcaggaggtgtacgtcgataagccagcaacaattcaagagctaaaggatgagataattcggcacattaacggcatagaacctccattatgcctcagcgtcatcgaaaatttggaccatcggatgaaggtgtgccaccgaggtcgcggcgcccatttgaccgatattttgtttcatacataattgagtaataccaatgtatcataataaaattacaataatttcctaaatatatattccagatacgttcggaatatcccgaaaaggtgttctacattaaatttttacaacgaaactgtaaagtgtgtcttataaaagacttaaagtcagaaaagaacagtgcttgatataaacgaaatggactgagttcaaatcacatatatttttttatatgtgatttgatataaacgaaatggacttaaagtcagaaaagaacagtgcttgatataaacgaaatggactgaattcaaatcacatatatttttttttattgcaaaaataaaaattttgtaaaggtttttgtataaagtttgaaattttcgaagaaattcaaaaactcttacaaaagaagaacgtgaagtcgagtatatatataaatatttttccatcgaatcctaaagttaacgataaccattcaaaagcacattatatttaaattctaaacaataattttacaaccaccacatacatttatttaggtttgaacaattgtttgctttctttattaatttattttaaagaaaataaacatattcaattggatcattccccaccaagttataatacaatttgccgaaaaaagttataattttattctggttttaccgattcgagttttgccgctaaaatgagaaataatttttgtggcaaaactcgaactcaatgtccgcttttattttcgaaagtatccttttgggctacttattaataaagaggaactaaactttgtttttatagatcttactttttaatttttcactgtttcccaatattttcattttactgtcacaactctaaaaagagtacacggaaaaaaatattgtcgtgagaccaaggatttcatatccttaaaataagaatacaaattttgcttagcttagaagacgcatttctctataaAGTTctctaaagtttttttccatgttcaaaagtcgataaacttttcaatgaagtcgcgtTGTCCTaataattaaatgatttgacttgaaaataggtatcaaaacatgaaagaaaaaatttttggactaaggtcaacttgactttattaattcagacaaattctttaaaattagtgaaattgtctttaaaaaaaattgttgcatttTGCATCTTGCaaagcaaaaatcattaaaaaataggacatgcttacaacactttattttagagacgtttttacttgaaacaaagcatacgagggcggttcggaaacttcttagcctatcaatgaaagagaatagtgaggttttcaaaaatatttttatttttcaatataatcatctgaaacttcaatacacttatttagtccaacgcttttctagcaattctatcccttgattaaaatagttatcctcaaggtcttcaaaatagtggtttaccactgtaattgcatcttcatttgaggtaaaacggttgccagcaaggaatttttttagatttgggaacaagtaaaagtcactgggagctaaaccacactgaaaaaatattgtagtgaggtcaaagatttcatgtctttaaaatacgaatacaaattttgcttagcatagaagacacatttctctaaagtaaagttattttccttgtccaaaagtcgataaacttttcaatgaagtcatattgtccttataattaagtgatttgacttaaaaatgggtatcttaacatgaaagaaaaaatttataggctaaggtcaacttgactttaataattcagaaaaattctttaaatttaatgaaattgtctttaaatttgttgtttttttgcatcttgactacaaagcaaaaaatcgttcaaatatgggatatgtttttcaaaactttattttaaagaagttttttaattcaaacatagcataatttctactggaagtcgagtcctaatttggaaaataaagttgccgtaactcgtttttaaaggactttgatagcatatgaagaaaaaaaaacttagaaagcgaaaaattaaaatttgcttcctagaagcaagtacccaaaacctaaatttaaaagagaattgtgtcttaaaagtatccttacttgtattctccgcttctttggctcggaatcaataccaaaatttttaaagtaaaaacaaaatctttgttaccgagtatgcttttttgtcAGTGCAGGAGTGAGCAGTAACTCGtattttaattcgttgattttagccattgttaaaacactcttgtgcgctggtgcgttgtcttgatgaaacattatttttttgtgttgtaagtcagggcgtttttctcgaatttgtacatttaattgatccaaaaggttgcaatagtactctgaatttattggtttacccttttgcagatagtcaatcaataaaatacctttgaagtcccaaaaaaccgttgccataaccttaccagccttctttgaggcacttcctccagcttcagtccattgtttggattgttcttttgtctctggagtatagtggtggatccatgtctcatcaacagttatgaaacgacgcttaaaaaccattttatttcgcctaaaacgatccaaacaagcttgagaaatgttcattcttatgcgtttttgatcgactgtttacaaatgcggcacccatcttgcagaaagctttttcatctgtagttcttcatgcaaaattaaatggactcaatcatttgagatgcccatgatattagcaatttcacgcacttttattcgtcgatcatttaataccatatcatgcactttggctacaatttctgttgttgttgctgtttttggacgtccactacatggttcatcttcaatgcttgtacgaccacgtttaaattcagcaacccaattttttgctgttgcatatgaaggagcactttcatctaacacattcaccatatcattatgaatttcttgtcccgataaaccttttttatgtaaatatttaatgacagcacgcatttctaatttttccattgtaaaaaaaattgcggatgcgtcttttttcaacacctgtttctatatgaaggagctgcctgatcgaaacaaaatttaacatgtgttcataacagagatggaagtttccaaaacacttaactttttttctgtttataccgcgctttttgtgctag
This is a stretch of genomic DNA from Haematobia irritans isolate KBUSLIRL chromosome 4, ASM5000362v1, whole genome shotgun sequence. It encodes these proteins:
- the LOC142236391 gene encoding uncharacterized protein LOC142236391, with translation MCTSKQSAYSSKKSVTSNQADMDFNSMSSSNFQVLATEDGSVSVDFTNGTIGEVDVSFTNGTQEIETPSPYAPPSPKKKKALNDVTHIMEEESKNFNLLGEKIEKLCGQNECLLKRLKNIDSSLDKLRYLKKEEIQENKRHHIEIEKKLAEKNEMKLELIKLKKLKLDIMETMAYGKQN